GGAACTCGTCCTTTCCGCCAGCCAGATTGTTAACTGCGCCAATTATGTTAAATTGGCCAGAGGCTTGCTCATTCTGATAAAGATAGTCAATATATTTAATGAGCGCAGCCTGGTCATCGAAGGACTCATCAATTATATCTAAGAAGTCCGACGACTGCTCAGGCATTAGACACCTCTTAGAGATGATTGCCCACTCTGGCGCTCAATACTTCTCATACCACATGATATGTATAGAGTCCGAATAGTTTTTCGGATATTCATCCTTCAACGAACTTACTTCGAGATACAATTTCAGCGCGAGTCTCTTCTAACTCACCAATATTGTCATACAGGTCCTCTTGTACAGTATCAGGGATCTCCTCAGACACATTCTCTGATTCACTAATCCGTTGGATTACGCCCTTGTATTTGGTCACTTTTGAGTAGAAATCCACCGCGTTCTCTAACTCAGACCCACGGAAAACCCCGCCTAATAGTCCGATATTTACTGCACTGGCTTCATACACCGTTGTCGGGATTGAGTCGGGAGAAGGCATATCATCAGGTTGTAATTGACGACCTGGAGGACGTTTGCTTAACCGCGCCATTTGATTAGCACAATCAGTAATTCCGGTCATTTGGCCGACTTCGGTGAGAAGGGCCCGCTTCAGCTTTTTTCTCTCCCAAACTTGCCTAGCAGAGTACACTAAGAATGCAGATACGAAGGACGCGGCAACTCCGATGATAGTAGAATCCGGTAGACTTGCAGAAGAGCTAGACTGAGCAACGATAGTTGGGAGCGTAACCATACTTATTGATATTCCTGATTCTTTTAAAATCTGAATGGTAATACCCGGCCAGTAACTACGGGTTCATCTCACCTTCAGTCTCAATCGACCTATGGAATGTCTCCAAGAAAAATCAAGAGCTAGGTAATTCAGATTCAATCTATCGACTAATGAGTAATCTATTCCATGGTTAAACAAAGATCCGCCGTGGATGGATTTTCACTTGCTCTGAGTTACGATGTCCACCTGAGCCGTAGAACCGCAGCCGCAGCGACGAGGCTTCGACAGAGCGCATATTTCGAACCCGAATTCCACCACCTCCAGCACCACCAGTAGCAGAGTAGAGCACGAACACGTACAAGCCACCTTCTCGCCGGAGTCGAGCATGGTAGTCCTCGAAAACCCGGAAACGACCGATTTTCCCGCTTCTCCGATTCACCATTGCAGCTTTGATTTCAACGGGGCGGCCGTCGTCGGTCTCAGCGTCCTGCCAAGATGAGTGCGCAGAGACAAGACCGTATCTCTGCCGAGCAGCACGCTCAGCGAGTGCACCGTAGTGGGCTGCTTTCTTACTCCGATTCGTCATGACCTTTGACCCACGACGTCTTCGCGCCGATCACCTCGAGGACAGAGAGCAAAATTCCGGTTCCACGGGGGACGGGCAACCACCGGGGTGCCGCCAATCGGCGCCACTGTGTAAGTAAGTATGCGACCACGGGGGGTGTGTGGTGGTGGTGATGGTCCAGAGTCGCTGTCGTCATGCGCTTTCTCCTTCTGGGGCCGCCACGAGGTCTCGATGTTGTCCCTTCTGCCACTCTCGGACTCTGTCGCCAACCCACGAGGTCGAGTATGGAACGAGGTATTCGGTGTCTTGGCTGTTCTCCTTGCCGATATCGGCGTAACTCATACCGTCGTCATCCCACGGACGGGCAGCACGGATTGCTGTCGAGATAGCTTCCTTCCGCCTCGCATCGTCGGCAGTCTCGACGTCCTCCTGGTCGTCGTCAGTCTCGTCCTCGAGGTCGACTGCGAACGAGGAAGCTTCGTGTTCGTCGTATCGTTCGGCAGTGTCGGTGATACCCTTGTACTCGGCTACTTCCTCGAATTTATCCGTCGTGCCAGTGGATTCGAGGATTTTCACGCGGCCGGGGTCTGCGCGAGATGGCTTCTCGAAGATTGCAGAGTAAAGTCGTCGGAGGTCCTTCGCGGTGTCTGCGCGGGTATGGCCGACGATGAGAACCGAGCCACGTTTCGCGTACTTGTCGCCGGTTTCCTTCTTCCGGACGTACTTGAGCGCCTTGGCGAATCGGTCGGCAGACTGTGCCTCAGCACCGCGCGAAGTGAGCGACTGACTCCCTTCATCAATTATCGCGAGGACAGGGCCATCGAAGTTCGCCATCTCGTCGAGCATCTCCCGAGCACCCGAGATGTGAGTTCCGCCGTTCCACTTGATGTTCGTGACCACCTTCCCGCCAGTGACGGCTTTCCAGATCCGACCGATATCGAGCGTCATCGCGGTCTTCCCCGAACCCGGTGGACCGAGTACGGCACCGATTGCTCCCTCGTCGGTGAGCATCCGGGCCATTCGGGTGAGCCCCTCATCGCCGTCTTTCGTCCTATCGACGAGACCAACCATCCCTTGTAACTGCGAGACGTTTCCGAACTCGTAGGCCGTGTTTATCGAGCGCGTCGAGGAGGACGAGATGATGATTTCGGCCATTCGAGTATCGAGGAAGTCACCCGCGCGGTCGGCCCAGAGTGAGCAGTAGTGGTTGAGGAGGTCGAGCGTGTGAGCGTCGTCGACGAGTCCGGCGAACCGGCGAACGTACTCAGGCCTCTTGTCTCCGAGCTCACCTCGGAGATAGGTTCGTCCCTGTGCGGCGGCATACTGGTCGTTTTTGCTATTGCTCATGGGCTTCCTCCGTCGTTGAGCATCGGGTCAACGGGCTCGAGGGCATCGCCGTCACCTTCGAACACCAGGTCCATTCCGGCGAGGTCGTCCTCGATATCGTCGCTGGCGTCGTCCGACGAGAGTCGGTCCGGTAAGAGGTCGTCCGGCAGCGTCTCGGCAATCACTTCGTCGATAGTCTGGCCACCCATGTTCGGTGCGAGGTGTCCCTCGAGGGCGGCGTTCTGTGCAGCCGCGCGTTGACGGTCAAGTATCCGCACTATCGAGATGAGGTTGTTCCGGATGTGCTGGCCGCGTCGGGCCTCCGGCTCGAGGTAGTTCATCATCTCGTTGATGATGTTGAGCGCCTCGTCGATGTCGTGGTGGCCGACGATGTGTGAATGTGGCCGCATCCCGCGCCACGTACCAACTGCGAGGTTTCGCTCGTCGTCGTAGTGGTAACACTCGTAGGCTTCGCCCTTGCTCTCAGTGAGAGGGTTGAGGCTTCCTGCCGCGACTTCCATCTCAGCAAATTGGTCCTCAGAGAGTTCCCAGTGCTCTACCTTCTCGTCGTTACCACCGTCGATGACGGCGAGCGAGACGGTCGGCGGGTCGGGTATGAGGTCGTCGATCTTCCCACTCGCGACGAGTGCCGCGATGCCTGCGATAACGAACATCCCGACTGCGAGCGGCGTCCACTGCGGGAGTGCCACGTCGCCAGCGTAGACGGCCACGGCACCGATTCCGCCGAGTTTGAGGGCATCGTCGCGCTTCATTAGAGCAACCTCTCTGCGGTCATCTCCTTGTCTTCGCGCTTCTTCTTCACGTACCGGAACGTCCCGGCGGCGGTGACGATTGCAGCACCACCGACGAGCGCGTTCGCGGTTCCCCACTTGACGGGGGGGTTCCCAGCTCGTACCGCATCACTTCGGAGCGCGACGATTCCGTCAGCGTTGCTCGAAGAGATAGTCACTGCGCTGGCTCCGTTGAAGTCCTCGGCGTTGAATTTCACCGTCGTCATTCCAGGGGTCAAGGTCAAGCGACGCATCCGGGCTTTCCCTGCCGCTTCGCCTTCTCCCTCCGAGAGAATTCGCGAGAGTTTCCCGGCGTCGGTGATGGCAACGCGGGTCGGAACGTCGACGTCGAACGTGACGTAGAACGTCCCGTTGTCGAACCGCCAGTTCGTGATACTAGTCGTTTCGGAGAGTTCGATCGTTCGGTCTACTTCTGGCGTCGAGGGCGCGGGCGTCTCCGTCGTGTTTTCGTTCGATTGCGCGGCGACGGTGCCGGCGAGTGCGGGCGTTGCGACTGCGGTCATGATGAGTATGAGTGTGAATATGATTCGGCGCATGGTCGTGGTCCGAAAGGGGAGGTTGGTTAGTTGGCTGTGCTAGCCCTTGATGACGGCAAGGAGCAGAACGACGATCGCACCCGCGATAATCGCCTTATCTTCGGTGCCGACCCCACCGCCGAGGTCAAGGCTGCCACTGCTTGATTTGGCTTCTTCGTACTCGTCGCGGACGGTTTGGAGTCGGTCTAACTCCTCTTGAAGATTCGAGGCGTTCGTTTCCTCGTAGACGTATTCCTGTGGTACTGTGGTGGTCACCGATTCGCCTGTGTCGGTGTTCGTCGCACTCGTGAGAGTGAATTCAGTACCCTCCTGTCCAACGTCGATGATGCCGGACGAGTTGTTATTCTGGTAGGCAAAATACAGCGTTCCGTTGTAGTCAGTGACGTTGTATGTCGTGTTAGTATCCCACCCGGCGGATGCGTCACTGCCGGTATAGAACAGCGTACCCTCATAGGTCGACGTGTTCGTTCCGTTCGTGATTTCGATGGTGTGGGAAACGTTCAGGTCCCCAGATGCACCCATCGCGGCAAGTTGCATTGCCGCGTATGAGTAGTATCCAGTGGAATTGTACTCGGTGGATGCTTGGCTCGCAATGAGCGTCGGGTCCAGTTGTGCTACTTCGGTCGAGTTGAATTCACTACCGTTGTACTGGGAATAGAACGACGTTGCATATACGTCGATGTTCGACTTTACCTGAGTCGATTGATTCCCGAGGTCCGTGTAGGTCTGTTCGTATGGGTCAGACTCAAACACTGCCTGATAAGAACCAGTTGGCGGCTTCGTTTCGACCCAGAAGTCCGTTTCTGCGGGGTCTGTATCGAATTGTAGAGTGTAGCCGGACGTGTCTTTCAGATAGATGGACGTGGCGTAAATCACCGTCCCATTTTCCAGCAAGACGCTACTAACTGTCGGGTCGCCTTGTTGTTCATCGAGGCGGTATAGGTCGCTTGGGACCGTTGCCGAGCCACTGTCGTAGACGTGGCGCATCTCCACGCTCGTCTGGTTCCCGAGGTAGAATATTTGCGCAGCACGTTGGTTGTAGTCTTGAACGAGGTTGTACTGAATGTTCGAATAGTACTCTTCGACGGTCGCGTTCGCCGCGGCGGTCGCGTTCGCTTCGGTGGACCCGTTTTGTAGTTCGTTGATGAGGGTGAGCTTCGCCTTCATGAAGGCCACCGAACGGGTGTCTTGCATGAAGTTGTTAGTCGTCGTCAAGTACGAATTCTGACCCTCGTGGATACCCACAGCGGTTGCGTGGGCATCGGTTGCGGAGACGTTGGCGTAGTCTATTTCTTGCCCAGTGAGCCAACGGCAGCCGGTGTCGGTGCCGACTAGCGTGTTCCACGCCGCGCCTAAGAGTGAGTCTGTTAGGTCGCAGTCTTCGGACCACTCGGCAGAAGCGTCACCGACAGGTGAGGCACCCGGAAGGGCACCACTCATTGCGGCGGTCGTGACGAGCACCCCAACGAGTGCGAGGGTGCCGGTCTGTCTCGCCTTGACCTTGACCCCCAGTCGTTCTCAAGAAGATACTCCAGAATTCTATCGTCCCAAATCGTCATCCAGTCACCTGATTTCCTGACCATGAAATCTACGCAGATGCAGTGCCCTCTCCACCGTTCTCTCCGTCCAATTCCTCTGCGTTGAGTTCTCCCTCTAAGTATTCCTCGCCGATTGGAGTGATGACGTAGACACCATTTCCGAGATGTTGCAACATTCCTTTGTCTTTCAGACGTCGTAGTCGACGCGAAATCTGAGACCGAGAGACCTGAAAATAGCCAGATTTGTCCAACTCACCGGGACTGGCAGAGCCATTCTCGTCAATATATTCAAGAATCCGGTCGTCCCAGATGGTCATCCACGATGCGGATTTCCTCATTCTCTGTGAATATTTGCGTAGGTCACTACTATTGCTACTGTATGTGGTATTAGTGCAGACATATGTATTCAATGCACCGACCACAACATTTATGCAAAAATAACGAATATGAACGAGTACGGAACCACGTGAGATACCGTCGGCTCGAGATGATATTTGTAGGCCCTGAGTGCGGTGAGACCAGCACCGCACCCGGGAAGGTTCCGTCATATAACCATGACGGATGCCACCAAAGCGGGTGTTAACACCCGCATAGTCACCAATGCGGCACAGTTTGATAAGGGCGATGGGTACCCATGTGCGATCTGCCGTGTTCGCGCTGCAATCGGTATCGACGCTAAAACTCGTCTGAGCGTCTGCCGGAAGTGCGCCGGCCGGGAGGTCGAATAAGCATGGACCGACCTTCAGAACTCAAACCCCGCGAGGCAGTTCGCCGGTACCTTGACCGCCGTGGGACGGAACTCTCGTCATCGTCCATCAAGACCTACAAGTACCGCCTGAAGCTCTGGGTCGAGTGGTGCGAGGACCGGAATATCGAGCGCGTCTCTGACCTGAACGGGTGGACGTTCGAGCAGTTCGAGGCGTTCCGCGCCGGTCAGGACATCGCTTCACCAACGCTCCACAGCGAGATGGAGACACTGCTCGGGTTCGTCGAGTATCTCGAACGCATCGAGGCTGTTGACGACGGTCTCTCGAAGAAGGTCCACGTGCCGAGCGTGCCGATGTCGGAACGGTCGCGGGATACGATGTTGGTTCCTGAGGACGCGCTTCGATTGCTTCGGTTCTATCGGTCTCACAGTAGCGTCCGTGGAACTCGGTTCCACGCTGTTCTTGAGCTGGCGTGGCACACTGGAGCACGTCTTGGTGCTCTTCGTGGTCTCGATCTTCGTGACTACTATCCCGACGAGCAGTATGTCGAGTTCGTCCACCGGCCGGAGTCCGAGACGCCATTGAAGAATCAGATGAACGGTGAGCGCACGGTCTCGCTCTTGCCGGAGGTCGTCGAATCGCTGAACACCTACATCAAGAAGTTCCGACCGGATGGTCACGACGACTTCGGTCGCTCACCGTTGTTCGTCACACACCACGGGACTCGTATCTCGAAGAACGGCTTTCGGGGGTGGATGTATCAGGCGACGCAACCGTGCGTTGCTGGTCCGTGTCCGCACGAATACGAGAAAAATTCCTGCGAATTTGCGGGGTCATACACTCAGGGAAGCAAGTGTCCGTCTTCTCGAGCACCACACCACGTTCGGACGGGGTCAATTACGTGGCACAGAGACCGCGGGTTCCCTCCTGAGGTGACGGCAGAACGCGTGAATGCGTCTCAGGACGTTATTGAACAGCATTACGACAAAGCGTCCCAGCGCGAGCGGATGGAACTTCGTCGCCGTCCTCACCTGGACAAACTTCGGATTGAGTGAGCCATGAGTAGGTACATCTCGGTTCAACCGATAGAGGTAGTGGAGAGTCGGCTACTGATGGGTAATTGCACGCCGGGCGGTCCCACTTCTATGCGAACTCAACTACCGAGCACCGCGTAGCGTGTGCGAGGGACGACAAATCCGCAGTGTGTGGACGAAAACGGATTTGAACCCGCCGAGACCGAACGAAGTGAGGTCTCGGCTTGGTTCAACATCCGGGCAATCCCATCCAACGTAACGAAACCAAGCCCTGAGCGACGCACATTCAGAGAAGACTCCCGAGAGAGTGGTTGGGCGTAATCTTCAATCCCTTAGTCGTCGAATTTCTATCACGTATCGGCACGTGGTAACAGTACACACAAAAAATCCAGCAAGCCCAATCCATCGATGCCAGACAGCAACACCGACCGGTACGATGTCGTAATCGCCGGTGCTGGCCCAGCAGGTGCACACTGTGCACGCGACGTGGCCACACGTGGCTACGACGTCGTCGTGTTCGAAGCAGAGTCCGAAGCCGAGTTTCCCCGTCAGAGCAACAAGTCTACTGGCGGGACGTTTCCAGCGATGTTGTCGTCGTTCGGGATTCCGGACGACGTCGTGATGAACTACACCGACAACGTCGTGTTCGAGTCGCCCACCGAACACTACACCCACTACCAACCGGGTGCCGTACTCGACTTCCCCGAGTTCAAGCGGTTCTTGGTCCGAGACGGGCAGAGTTCGGGTGCCGAGTACCGGTTCGACGCGCGCGTCAGTAAACCGGTATTCGAAGGCGGGGAAATCGTCGGTGTGGAGTACGGCGGCGGGCAGACGGTCTACGGTGACATCGTTATCGACGCAACGGGGCCTGCGGCCGTCCTGTCCC
The genomic region above belongs to Haloferax marinisediminis and contains:
- a CDS encoding PhiH1 repressor; translated protein: MRKSASWMTIWDDRILEYIDENGSASPGELDKSGYFQVSRSQISRRLRRLKDKGMLQHLGNGVYVITPIGEEYLEGELNAEELDGENGGEGTASA
- a CDS encoding tyrosine-type recombinase/integrase produces the protein MDRPSELKPREAVRRYLDRRGTELSSSSIKTYKYRLKLWVEWCEDRNIERVSDLNGWTFEQFEAFRAGQDIASPTLHSEMETLLGFVEYLERIEAVDDGLSKKVHVPSVPMSERSRDTMLVPEDALRLLRFYRSHSSVRGTRFHAVLELAWHTGARLGALRGLDLRDYYPDEQYVEFVHRPESETPLKNQMNGERTVSLLPEVVESLNTYIKKFRPDGHDDFGRSPLFVTHHGTRISKNGFRGWMYQATQPCVAGPCPHEYEKNSCEFAGSYTQGSKCPSSRAPHHVRTGSITWHRDRGFPPEVTAERVNASQDVIEQHYDKASQRERMELRRRPHLDKLRIE